AGTTCCGCCAGGGACCCGGCGGGTTCCGGGACGGGCACCACGTGCTCGGCGTAGACCGTGGCGGCGGCGTTCAGCGCCCGCAGCCGGGCCCCGGCGGTGTGGTGGACGTCGAACGCGGTGACCGTCCTCAGGCCCCGGGCGCCCGTGCCGCCCAGGACGACCGAGCCCACCTTCAGCGGGGTCTGGGTCAGCTCCTCGTCGGCGTAGGCGGTGAACACCCCGGCGTGCGGGCGGACGAGGGCGGAGCGGCGTTCGAGTTCGGCGAGCGGGCCCTGGGCGGCCTCGTCGTCGGGGGCGGTGGCCACCGTCGGGAGGAACGCCGGGCGCGGCGGCGCGGACGCCAGGTCGACCGGTTCGGGAAGACCGGCCGGGGCCGCGCAGAACGGGCAGGCGGGGTGCGGCAGCAGCGGTTCCGAGGCGACGTCGAAGGAGGCCATGTCCTGGATGAGCAGCCGGTCGCGGGTCTCGGCCGGCGGCGCACCGGTGACCAGGCGGAACACCTCGTAGCCGAGCAGGTTGCCGAGCATCGCCGCGAGCGGGCCGGCGGGCTGGGCCCCGGGGGTGCCGGTGCCGAGGGCCAGCCCGCTCCAGAGCCCCGCGGCCGCCGGGCCGGCCGCGGCGCCCGCGCCCAGCCGCAGGGCCGCGCAGGCCCAGCAGGCCGTGGCCTGGGGGGTCATGACCGGTCCGACGACGGCCCGGCCGCCGAAGGTCCATGCCGGGAGCAGCGTCCGCCCCTCGGGCACCCCTTCCCGCAGCAGCGGCAGCACCGTGCCGGGCACATGGGGGCCGGCGGCGGCCACGACGACGCCGTACCCCTCGTAGGCGGCCCAGCCCTCGCCGGTGCTCCCGGGGGCGGTCCGCTCCGGGAGCACCGACAGCTCGACGGGGCAGTCCTGGCCGGCCAGCCGGGCCGCCTCCCGGTGGACCTCCGCGAACTCCTCGGCGGTGGTGCCCCCGGTGCCGTCGAGGAGGGCCGCGTCGACGCCGACGGTGGCGCAGCCGTTGCGGATGAGCGAGAGCACGCACCAGCGGGCCACCGGGCCGTCGCCGAGCACGGCGACCCGGGTGGCCCGGAAGCGGGCGAACCGGGCGTCGGCGTCGTCCGCGTAGTGGTCGATGTAGGCGATCTGCTGGGCGAAGCGTCCGGCGGGGGCCGGGGCGGTCATCAGGACCGCCGACTCGTCCGGCGCCGGTACGGGGCGGGCGAAGCCCCGTGCGTAGAGGGCCTTCACGAGTTCGCCGACCATGGCCTTCTGCCGGTCCCCGAAGCCCCGGCAGATCTCCTCGACGGATCTGCTGCCGTCCAGGTGGGGCACCAGGAGGGTGGCGAACCTGTAGCCGGACCTGGCGGTGAGCCGGAAGCCGCCGTCGGCGTTGTGGAAGATCACGCCGTCGGGTGTCTCGGTGAACAGGACGTCCCGGCGGACTCGCGGCCGGGTTCCGGCGGTCTCTGTGTACGGCGTTGCTGCCATGCGTGCGTCACACCTCTTGTTCTGGGGGCGGGGCGGCCGGCCCGTGATCCGGGCCGCCCTGTACGGGGCGTAGGGGCGTGCGGGGTCGGTGGTGCCTGGTGGTGCGAGTGGTGCACGTGCTGTGGGTGGTGCGCGTGCTGTGGGTGGTGCCTGGTGGTGCAGCCGGTGCGCGTGCTGTGGGTGGTGCCTGGTGGGGTGTGTGGTGCTTGTGGGGTGTGTGGTGCGTGTGTGGTCGTGATCCGGGCGGGTAGCGGGGCCCGGGGCCTCGGTGACCGGCGGTGCGGGCAGGGGCTCTTGGGGCCCGTGGGGTGGTCCGTGACGCGGTCCGGCCGCGGGAGGGTCAGGAGCGGTCCGGGCGGGCACGGCGGGCGGTGCCCGTGGCGCGGTGACGGGGCGTCACCGCAGGGCGGCCGGTCGTGTACTGCCCGCCTGGGGTGTCTCCTCGCGCCTCGGCGGGCGCAGGAGGGCCTGGGGGCGGGCGGAGAGGGGAGCGGTCGCACGCCGGGCGTGGGCCCGCAGCAGTGCGTGCATCCGGAAGGCGCCGGGGCGCTCCTCCTCCAGGAGGCCCGCGTCGAGGAGCCGCTCCATCACCTCTTCGGCCGTCTCCCGCGGGACTCCGAGGACGTCGGCCGCCAGGTCCGCGGTGAGCGGGCCGCGCGTCGTCGACCCGAGCCGCAGATGTGCTTCGGCCAGTGGCCGCGGGAGCCGTCCCAGGGCCTCGTCCAGGGTCAGGGGTACGGACATCCGGGGGTCGTCGGCCAGGCCGAGGCGGGCCGGCAGGTCGTGCCGCAGCCAGTCGGCGCAGTCGGCCAGCTTCAGGCGGGGCCGGGTGAGCAGCCGGGCGGCGGCGATCCGCAGGGCGAGCGGATGGTGTCCGCACACCGAGGCAAGCAGCAGCGCGGCCGACGGCTCGGCGGCGACACGTTCCGGTCCGAGTACGGCGGTGAGCAGGGCATGCGACTCCTCGGGGTCGAGTGCGCCGAGCCGGTGCACGGTGCCGCCGTGCGTGGCGACGAGGGCGGCCAGCCCCATCCGGCTGGTGACGATCGCGGCTCCCCCCGCGTTGGCGGTGAGCAGGGGGCGTACCTGGTCGGGGTGGACGGCGTCGTCGAGGACCAGGAGGGTACGGCCCCGGCCGGCGGGCGGGGCGTCGCGGAGTTCGGCGGCTGCCTCCTCCGCCGGGCGCGGGGTGCCGTCGGGCCGGGTCAGCGGCAGCAGGAGGCAGCCGCCCGGGTAGTGGCCGCCCACCAGGCGCGCCACGTACAGGGCGAGCGCGGTCTTGCCGATGCCGGGCGCACCGGAGAGCACCGCCACCGGGGCCCGTTCCGGGCCTGTGCCGGACCGGTCGCCGAAGGAACCGGCGGGGGGACCGCCGGAGCCGTCCCGGGCGGGGCCGGTCTCCGTCAGCAGGGCGACGAGTTCCTCCACCTGGCTCCGGCGGCCGGTGAAACCGGGCACGGCCGGGAGCGGCGCCGCCGTGCCGCCCCGGGCGGGGGCGGGCCCGCCCCCGCCCGGGGCAGCCCAGGGGAGTGCCGTCCCCGGCACGGCGGGCGCGGCGGGGGGCGCGAGCGAGACGGGGGCGCGGCCGGTGTCCGGGGAGCCCAGGTCGTCGCCCCGCAGGATCGCCAGTTCCAGACGCTGGAGTTCGGGCCGGGGATCGACGCCGAGCTCCTCGCGCAGGTGGGCCTTGATCCTCCGGTACTCCGCCAGCGCCTCGGTCTGCCGTCCGGTCCGGTAGAGGGCCGTCATCAGCTGTTCGCAGAACCGCTCGTGAGCCGGGTATACGCGCGTAACTTCCCAAAGATCGACGAGGGTTTCGCGGCAGCGGCCGTGTTCCAGTTCGATGTCGCAGACCCTCTCCAGGACCCGCAGGCGTTCCTCCGCCAGGCGCGGCACCTCGTCACGGTGCAGCAGTGCGGAGGGGACGTTGGCGAGCAGCGGCCCCTGCCAGAGGGCGAGGGCGGCCCGCAGGGTGTAGAGCTCGGACTCCGTGCCGGACGCCGCCGCCCGGCCGACGAGCTGCCGGAAGTGGAGAAGGTCGAGGGTCCCGGCGTCGGCGTGGATGCGGTAACCGCCGGCGACCGCCACGACCGCCTGGTCCTCGATGCCGTACTTGGCGAAGATCCGGCGCAGCCGCAGTACGCAGCTCTGGAGTGCGGCCTTGGCCGTCGTGGGCTGTTCCTCGCCCCAGACGGCATCCTGCAGGTGGTCGGTGGAGACGACCGATCCCGGCCGGATGAGCAGGGCCGCCAGCAGCGAGGTCGGCTTGGAGGGCGGAAGGACCACGACGTCCCGCCCATCGGTGATGCTCAAGGGACCGAGCAGTTGGAACAGCACCGTCGTCCGCCTTCCCCGTGCACTCTCCGCGGCCCGTCGGGCCGTCTGCGTCGCCGTACCGTCCCAAAGCCGGCGGTCTACTGCCAGCCGAAGTCGTGCGGGCGGTGCCCCGGGTCCGCGGGCACGGCGGGTGCCGCGGGTCCGCCCGCACCGGGCACGGCGGGGGTGGCGGGGATGCTCTGTCCGGCGGAGGCGGTGGCGTACGCGGAGGCGGTGGCGTGCGCGGAGGCGGTGGCGTGCGCGGGGGCCGTGGCGAGAACGCCCCCGGTCAGCGCCAGGGTCATGAGGGCGGTACAGGAGATCCGGTGGAGACGCGTCATGCGGCAAGCCCTTCCAACCATCGGTGGGGAGCGGTCGACAGCACCGTGAGTTTTGTACGGGAGTGACGCGACGGTGAAGGTCGGACCGGTGGACCGATGAGGCCATGGCCCCTTCCGTCCAGCATGCGGACGCCCGGACCGGCACCGGCCGCCGGGAGGCCGTCTGCCCCCGCGCACACACTCGTGCCATGATCTTTACCGAAGCGTCACCGGAGTGCCGAAGAGTAGACGTTGTCGCCTGTGGCAATAACTCCGGGAAGCGACAGGGCTCCTGGCGAGGAGGGACGATGCTCGACCCCTTGGGTCTGGACGCCATGACGGAGGCCGTCTACCGGGCACTGCTCGGCCGGCCGCACGCGTCCCCCGCGGAGCACTGTTCCCGCCTGCAACTGACCCAGGATCAGTTCGACGTTGTTGTACAGGAGTTGAAGGATCTGGCATTGGTGCGTCCGGCCACGGAGGGCGACGGCGACGGCCGGCGCCTGCACGTGGTCAATCCCCGGCTGGGCCTGGAGATGCTGCTGGCACGCCAGCGGGCCCTGCTCGCCGCCCAGCGGCAGCGGCTGGAGGCCGGGGAGGCCGCCGTGGCCGAACTCCTCTGCCGCCTGCCCGCCACCCATCCGGCGGCCGACGAGTCCCCGGTGGTGCACCTGGACGGTGTGGACCATGTGCGGGACTACCTGACGCGGCTGCACGAGGAGGTGGAGGAGGAGATCCTGACCTTCGCGACGGGCGGTGCGCAGACGGAGGAGAACATGCACGCCTCCCGCCCGCTCAACCAGCGGCTCCTGGAGCGCGGGGTGCGGATGCGCACGGTCTATCTCGACAGCATCCACAACCACCCGCCCACGGTGGCCCATGTGACCTGGCTGGCCTCGATCGGGGCCGAGATCCGCACGGCCCCCTCGCTCAGCACCCGCATGATCATCACCGACCGGCGGCTCGCCCTGGTCGCCCTCGACGACCAGGACTCCTCGCTCGGGGCGCTCGTGGTGTCGGGCCCGGGGCTCATCGCCGCGCTGGAGGCCCTCTTCGAGAACGTCTGGGACCGCGCCGAACCGCTCGGTCCCTCCGAGAAGCCCGGGGACCACTCGCTGACCCGGCAGCAGCACGAGACCCTGCGCCTGCTGGCGCGCGGCTACACGGACGAGGCCATAGCCAAGCGCCTCGGCGTCTCCCCTCGGACCGCCCGCCGTATCGCCACCGGCCTCCTCGGCCACCTCGACGCCCGCAGCCGCTTCCAGGCGGGTGTCCACGCGGCCCAGCTGGGTTATCTGCCCGCCGACGGCAGGTGACCGGGCGCCAGGCCGCGGCGGGAGCGGTCACGGTCCTGTCCTCCCTAAAGGCTGTCCCGTGATCCGTGGTGGAGCAGCGTGCGGCGTCAGACGGTGGGGGTCCCTCCCGCGCCGTTCAGGCTGTGGGGGAGCATCGCAAGGCGGAGGGGCGTTCGCGTACGTATGGGGGCACCCCCGGGCGAAGCCACTGGGGGAGTATGCGGACGTTCCGACAACACCGCGAGGTGCCGTGGCTGTCGTCGCACGCCCGCCAGGGATTACGGGACAGCCTTTAAGCTGCCGCGAAGTGACAAGTAGCTCTCTGCAGGAAAGCAGGGGTGTGCTTGTCCGGGTTTTCGATCTTCTGGAGTTGTTGAGGGAGCGGTTCCGCGAGGTTGGTCCGGTCACGACGACCGGAGGGAGCACGGGGAGCGGCAGGAGTGGGAGCCGGAGGACCTGATCGAGGTCTGGACGCTGCTGGAGGAGGACCAGGAGCGGCTGCGGAACAAGTCGGGGCGAACCGGCTGGGGTTCGCGCTGTTGCTGAAGTTCTTCGAGGTGGAGGCCCGGTTCCCGGAGGCTCCCGGAGGTTCCCGGCGAGATCCCGGCGCCGGCGGTGTCGTACGTGGCCCAGCAGGTGAAGGCGCCGGCCGAGGAGTGGACCGGGTACGACCAGCAGGGCCGGGCGATCAAGCGACACCGGGTGGAGATCCGGGGCGCGTTCGGGTTTTGGGAGTGCACTGCGGAGGACCAGGCGCAGCTCGCCGAGTGGCTGGCGGCGGAGCTGTGCGGGGTGGAGCTGAACCGGGACCGGCTGGCGGAGGCCGTGGTCGTGCGCTGCCGGGGTGACCGGATGGAGCCGCCGACGCCGGGGCGCATCGCCCGCCTGGTCGGGTCAGCGGTCACTGCCTTCGAGGAGCGGTTCTGCGCGGCCACCGTGGACCGGCTGTCGGCGGCGACCCGTTCCCGGCTGGACGACCTGGTCGCCGAGGACGTCGGCGGGGAGGAGTCGGCGGGCGGCGGCGTTTCGTTCTTCTCCGAGCTGAAGGCGGACCCGGCGCGCTGGGCTTGGACAGTCTGCTTGCGGAGGCGAACAAACTCCAGCGGGTGCGCGCGCTGGAGCTGGCACCGGAGCTGTTCGGGGACGTGTCGGAGAAGCTGGTGGCGGCGTGGCGGGTGCGGGCGTCGAAGGAGTACCCCCCGGACCTGCGGGCGGCGGCCGGGCAGGTGCGATACACGCTGCTGGCCGCGCTGTGCCATGTGCGGCAGACGGAGATCACCGACTCGCTGGTGGAGTTGCTGCACCTGCTCCAGTCCGCGCTGGTGCACGTCAACACCCTGCTCCTCCAGGACATCCTCGCCGAGGAGAAGTGGCAAAAGAAGCTCACCATCGCCGACCGCAGGGCCCTGTCTCCGCTGTTCCGGACCCACGTGAACCCGTACGGACGTTTCGAGCCGGACATGAACAGCCGCCTCGACTTGGGCCTGTCCCTCCGGGCGACGGTGGCCGGCCCGCGCATCCCGCACGATGAGGCAGCCGCTACTTCAGCGTGACACGCGGACTACCGCAACTTGGCCGGAGTCAAGGTGAAGGCGCTGTTGCCCGGCACGCTTCAGCTCCCCGGGCAGCATGCTGGCCGGGGCCACAGGCTATGTGGCGCTGCGTGACGCGAACCTCGCCCAACCGCGTGTCGCAGGGACTCCAGCAATCGTCTACTGGATCAGGTCGGTATGCGTGTAGCACTTCGAGCAGGCGTAGAGCTGCAGATGATTCCCACCGGAGACCTGGACCCCTGGCGGGTTCGACACTTTGTCGTCGTCGACCACGGCGATGTGCTGATCCTCGTACGGGACCCAGCTTCTTCTGTAGTCCCGGCATTCGTCCGAGGCGATCGTCAGCAGCGGGTTCATCGCGGCACCGCAGTTGATGCAGAACCGGGTGATGGGATCGGTGAGGCCCCACGGTGCCCATCCACCGACCTTCCAACCGGGGGCCTCGGACAGCTCGTTCATGTAGAACTCCTGCGGGGCGATCTCGTACGAATCATCGATCGCGGCGCCGGACGCCTGCCACACGCTCCAGTCGCTCAGCTGCTGCTGCAGCTCCTCGTCCAGTTCCAGAAAGTTCGGGTACTCAGTAACTTGCTCCGGCGCGAGTACACATGGCTCCGGTATGTAGTTGTCGTCAGCCTCGGCCGGCTTGGGTGGCGAGTCGAGGACAGTGCCGACGTCGGAGGCAGTTCGCCAGAACAGCTCGGTTGAAGGCTTGTACTCCGGCGGGTGCTCCGAGGGACACCACAGCACCTGGAGCAGGTCGCTCCGTCCGGGCGGCCGCAGCGCAGGCACGTCGCGTACGTACAGCTGGGCCACTGACACGAGGGGGGAGACCGGGCCCTCGTGCCACTTGTCGCAGTACAGCCACGGCTGATTGGCAGGCCACAGCAGTGGTCCGCCGATCGAGCTTTGGTACGGCGACGGGAAACCGGGGCGGGGATGTAGCCGGGTCGCCGGGCGCGCCAGCGGGGCCAGTCGAGGGAAGACCGCAGCTACGTCGACTGGCCGCGGTGGGGTGGTACGGGTGACGTTCACAGTGGCGATCCTGCCAGCGGCCTCTGACAATCGACGTACGACGAGTCAACCGCAGCCCGGCGCTCCCCCTCTGCAGCCACCGCCCGCATCCGCATCGGTCCACCGCTCCATCGCTCACCAGATCCAGCGCGACTCACTCGGGGTTGACGCATCAAGCCCTTCTCATGAACGGTCCTTTGCCCGAGCGAGATCGGAAACGGGTCGCCGAACCGCCGCCGGGTCCGGTTCCGTTCTCAGAACCCGTTCTCTCCCGAAAGCGGCACGGACCCCCTTCCGAGACTTGCATGTGCGAAAATCCGGGCTCATGACAGGGCCTCAGCACCCACCGAAGACCGACCGGTCGGACGCGGACGACGTCGAAGCGCACGCCTGTCCGAAGTGTGAAGCCCAGCCCGAACGACCCTGCCGCTCGCGCGGCGGCGCGGTCGCCTCGGCCTACCACACACGCCGCTTCACCACGGTGCCCCGGCTGAAGAAGGCGCTGTGGGTTCCGACTCCGGCCGACCGCGGGCCGGGCCAGCCGTGGCGGCCGGGCAACCCGCCGCCGACACCGTTCGACCCGGACCTGCCGGGCGCGGACATCCGCATCGGCTACGCCCGCTGCTCGCCCCTCGGCCAGGAACTCGACTCCCAGCCGACGCGCTCGCGGGACACGGCATCCCTCGCGACAAGATCTTCAGCGGGAAGATCAGCACCCGCGTCCGGGTCCGCCCGGAGTCCGGGGAGGCGCTGCGGACGGCGCGGGAGGTCAAGGCGCACGCCCCGCACTGCCGGGTCGGCTTCACGGTGTACGAGATGAAGCGCCCCGGCCGCGACGCTGCCGGTCCCACCGCCTTGGCGGACCACCTCATCGTCCGCGGCCCGGTCCTGGAGATGCTCGCCGGACCCCTGCCCGCCATCCACGACCCCACCGGCCCCGGCAAGCCGCTGTTCGCGTTCTTCGCTGCGACGGCAGAAACCGAGCGGGAGAACATCCGCGAGTCGCCCCTGGAAGGGCTCGACACCGCGTCCCGTAAGGGCAAGCACGGCGGTCGGCCCTCTGTCATCACCGACGACATGCTCCACACCGTCCTCCGGCGCCACGCGGGCGGTGAGTACGTCGAGCAGATCCAGCCCGACCTATTCATCCCCACCGGCAAGCGCAAGGGACACAACCCCTCGATGGCCAGCATCTACCGGGCCCTCACCGAGCACGCCAAGCACGAGGCATACCCCGAAGCCGTCGAGCAGGCCCACGCCGACTTCACCGCCGGCCGGACCGCGACGGTCCCCGAGCCTCGCCCCACTACCCCTGACCGAGCGTCACTCTGATCACAGAGAGCTACTTGTCACTTCGCGACAGCTTCGGGAGGACAGGGCCGTCACGCGCCGGCGGACCGGCAGGTGCGGACGTGCGCCCCGGCCTCGCCGGGGGTCCGGGGGACGACGGGCTTCGGCAGGGCGTCCGGCCGGTCCGCGAAGGGGTCGCCGGCCCGGCCGGTCCGCGAAGGGGTCGCCGGCCCGGCCGTCGCCCGCCAGGTGCGGCGCCCGAGGAGCGGCCCTCCGGCCCGGGACACCGCGCCGCGCTCCGGAGCGCCCTTCGGGTCGCGTTCCGGTCAGGGCAGGCCGGCCGTCGCCGCGGCGGCCCTGACCCGCTCCCGGTAGTCACGGACCTGGGACAGGCTTCCCCACCCGGCCGTCAGACGGCTGTGCAGACCGCGCAGTTCGTGGACGGTCGTACTCTGCTCGCTGTGGACCGCCTGCTCCACCACCGGTGTCGCCACGTCCAGCGCCGCCTCCAGATCGCCCGCGCAGGCGTGGCTGTCCGCGAGGCGCAGGGTGAGGAGGAGCCTGGCCGGGCGCATCCGGGGCGCCAGATGGGCCAGCGACTCGGCGGTGGCGGTGACGGCCCGGCGCGCCGTGGCCCGGTCCCCCGTGCCGGCCGCCAGGTCACGCAGCGCGCCGGCCACCGCCGACTCGGCCCGCATCCGCCCGTCGGCCCCGGTGAGCCAGGGCGCCTCCGCGCCGTCGCGCCGGTCGAGGCGGGCGAGTCCCCGGCGGGCCAGCGCGATGTGCCGCCGGCATTCCGGGCCGTCCTGGCGGAGGGCGTACGCCCGCGCCTGGTAGAGGTGGGCGAGGGCCGTCACCCAGCCCCGGCGCGGGTCCAGTGCCGCCATCGCCTGGGCGTAGACCAGCGCGGACGCCGCGTCCCGGTCCAGCCGGACGAGGGTGCAGAGGTCACCGAGCAGGGAGGCCTGGGAGATGACGTCGTCCGAGGCTCCGGCCCAGCGCAGGCCGTGCGCGAGCCACGCCGTGCTGACGGCCGCCTGCCCCCGGGCCATCCGCAGCTGTCCGGCCAGCTGGGCGTAGGCGGCGGCGAGTCTCAGCTGCGCGTGCGGCAGCCGGCCGGACGCGTTCACCTGCCGGGCCCACCCCACGACCAGGTGCAGCACGTGTTCGGCGGTCTCCGGCGCGCCCGGCGGCCGGTCCTCGGCCGCGCCCTGGGTCAGGCGGCCGAGGAGCGCGGTGAACCCGTGCACCGCCTCGGTCTCCGGGACCGCCCGCAGCCCTTCCGGGCTCTCCTTCAGCAACCCGCGCACGAAGGCGGGTTCGGGTACGGAGCAGCCCGCCGAGGCGTGCAGCGGGCAGATCACCTCCCGGTCCGGCAGCCGTACCGGCCAGGCCCGCTCCCCGTCCCCGGTGCCGTCGTCCGGCAGGGTCCCGCCACCGGGCAGGTACCCGTCGCCGGGCAGGGGGGCGAACAGGGCCCGGCCCACCGCCTCGGAGAGGACACCGGGGGAGCCCGCCGTCCGGGGCGCCCCGGCGAGGGCCGACAGCTCACCGCCCGCCCCGAGCAGCGGGTCGAGGCGGTCCGCCAGCCCGGCCGCCGGTTCACGCAGCCCGCTCTCCAGTTTGCTGATCAACGTGTGGTGGTAGCCCACGAGTTGGCCGAGCTGGAGCTGGGTGAGCCCTGCCCGGCGCCGCAGGCTCCGTAACCGGGCGCCGAACTCGGCCCACGGCCGGTCGCCGTGCGCGGGCCGGCCGCCCCCGCCGGTCCGCGCGCCGTCCTCGGCCCGGCCTGCGGGGTCGCAGGCTCGGTGGACATCGGACATGGTCCCTCCCGTCCGGGACGCGAACCGCCTTCGAGCCGCCCGGGTTCGCACCACCGGGCACTGTCGCACACTGGTTCCCCCGCGCCTATCCCCCGCCCGGATCCGCTCCCGGCCCGCCGGTCCCCCACTCCCGCCGCACCCACCGCCCCCGCCGCTCCCACCGGTTCCGCCGCCCCCGCGACTCCCCCTGATTCCGGCCTCCCCCACCGGCCCCACCGCACCTCCGGAAGCGTCAGATTCGAGCAGTAGTGCACAAAATCAGAGATGCGTCCGAAACGCTACGGAAATCCGGCCATTCCGCATGTCTGAACTTCACGGGAACTCCAGCGAAATGGCACGTGTGTGGATATCGTGCACCGAGCGAGGGCGCATCCGTCAGTCCATGGGATCGGCGGATGCGCCCCGTTTGTGGGGATGCGACTGTGGCTGGGGGGCTCATGGGGCATGTCGAATTACCTGAATCGGAGTTTTCGAGGCCGGTCCGGCCGGCCGGGACAGCGGGGGCGCCTCGACCACGCACCGCCGTGACCCGGAACCGTACGGCCGCTCTCGAACAGCTGTGGAAGGCGCCGAGCGCACCGCGCGGCCCGGCTCAGCCGGCCGTCGCCGCGGCCCGGAAACCGGACCCGTTCCCGGCCCTGTTCGCGCTGGCCGACGCCCTGGCCCTGGGGGGTTTGGCCTGGGGTGTGCTGTACGCGGCCGGTGAGCCGCACGCCCCGCTCACCGCCGCCGTGGCGGCGCTCGTCTGGGCCGGGGTGCGCGCTGCCCGCGGCCGGTACGCGGCCGGGCCGTCCGGGCAGCCGGACGGGTTCGCGAGGACGGCGGCCGACTGGCTGGTGCTCGTCGGACTGTTCGCCGTGCTGCTGGCCCTGGCGGAGCACCGGCCCGCCCCGGAGAACGCCGTCCTCGCCCTGCTGCCCGGCCTGCCCGCCGCGGCCGCCGTGGCGGTGGTCCGGCGCCGGACCGCCACACGGGGCCGCCCGGCACACCGCGTGCTGGTGGTCGGTGAGGCCGCGGGCCTGGAGCGCGCGGTCGGCCGTCTCGGCTCCCGTCCCGGACACCCCTACCGGGTGGTGGCGGCCGTGCCGGTGGGCGAGGGGGCACCGGGCGGGGAGACGCCCGTACCGGGGCGGCTCGCGCCCGAGCCCGCCGACGACGACGTCTCCACCGTGCTCGGCGGTGCCTTCGCGCACGACGCGGACCTGGTGCTGGTGGCCCCGGGCCCGGATCTGGCGGAGGACCGGCTGCGCCGGCTGTCCTGGGGACTGCACGACGCGGGGATCGCGCTCTGCGTGCTCTCCGAGCTGTCGGGCACGGCGACGGGGCGCGTGCGTCCGGTGTCCGCGGCCGGGCTGACCCTGCTGCATGTCGCACCGCCGCTGCGGAACGGCCCGCAGGCGCTGCTCAAGGCGGCGGTCGACCGGTGCGGCGCGGCGCTGGGGCTGCTGTTCCTGGCTCCGCTCCTGCTCGGGATAGCACTCGCCGTGCGGCTCTCCTCGCACGGCCCGGCCTTCCACCGGCAGGTCCGGCACGGGCGGCACAACAGGCCGTTCACCATGTGGAAGTTCCGCACGATGGTGGTGGACGCGGAGTCCCGCAAGGAGCAGCTCGTCTCGGCCAACGAGAGCGAG
This DNA window, taken from Streptomyces nitrosporeus, encodes the following:
- a CDS encoding AfsR/SARP family transcriptional regulator; protein product: MLFQLLGPLSITDGRDVVVLPPSKPTSLLAALLIRPGSVVSTDHLQDAVWGEEQPTTAKAALQSCVLRLRRIFAKYGIEDQAVVAVAGGYRIHADAGTLDLLHFRQLVGRAAASGTESELYTLRAALALWQGPLLANVPSALLHRDEVPRLAEERLRVLERVCDIELEHGRCRETLVDLWEVTRVYPAHERFCEQLMTALYRTGRQTEALAEYRRIKAHLREELGVDPRPELQRLELAILRGDDLGSPDTGRAPVSLAPPAAPAVPGTALPWAAPGGGGPAPARGGTAAPLPAVPGFTGRRSQVEELVALLTETGPARDGSGGPPAGSFGDRSGTGPERAPVAVLSGAPGIGKTALALYVARLVGGHYPGGCLLLPLTRPDGTPRPAEEAAAELRDAPPAGRGRTLLVLDDAVHPDQVRPLLTANAGGAAIVTSRMGLAALVATHGGTVHRLGALDPEESHALLTAVLGPERVAAEPSAALLLASVCGHHPLALRIAAARLLTRPRLKLADCADWLRHDLPARLGLADDPRMSVPLTLDEALGRLPRPLAEAHLRLGSTTRGPLTADLAADVLGVPRETAEEVMERLLDAGLLEEERPGAFRMHALLRAHARRATAPLSARPQALLRPPRREETPQAGSTRPAALR
- a CDS encoding zinc finger domain-containing protein gives rise to the protein MTGPQHPPKTDRSDADDVEAHACPKCEAQPERPCRSRGGAVASAYHTRRFTTVPRLKKALWVPTPADRGPGQPWRPGNPPPTPFDPDLPGADIRIGYARCSPLGQELDSQPTRSRDTASLATRSSAGRSAPASGSARSPGRRCGRRGRSRRTPRTAGSASRCTR
- a CDS encoding helix-turn-helix domain-containing protein, encoding MLDPLGLDAMTEAVYRALLGRPHASPAEHCSRLQLTQDQFDVVVQELKDLALVRPATEGDGDGRRLHVVNPRLGLEMLLARQRALLAAQRQRLEAGEAAVAELLCRLPATHPAADESPVVHLDGVDHVRDYLTRLHEEVEEEILTFATGGAQTEENMHASRPLNQRLLERGVRMRTVYLDSIHNHPPTVAHVTWLASIGAEIRTAPSLSTRMIITDRRLALVALDDQDSSLGALVVSGPGLIAALEALFENVWDRAEPLGPSEKPGDHSLTRQQHETLRLLARGYTDEAIAKRLGVSPRTARRIATGLLGHLDARSRFQAGVHAAQLGYLPADGR
- a CDS encoding Tn3 family transposase, whose amino-acid sequence is MDSLLAEANKLQRVRALELAPELFGDVSEKLVAAWRVRASKEYPPDLRAAAGQVRYTLLAALCHVRQTEITDSLVELLHLLQSALVHVNTLLLQDILAEEKWQKKLTIADRRALSPLFRTHVNPYGRFEPDMNSRLDLGLSLRATVAGPRIPHDEAAATSA
- a CDS encoding TOMM precursor leader peptide-binding protein, with amino-acid sequence MAATPYTETAGTRPRVRRDVLFTETPDGVIFHNADGGFRLTARSGYRFATLLVPHLDGSRSVEEICRGFGDRQKAMVGELVKALYARGFARPVPAPDESAVLMTAPAPAGRFAQQIAYIDHYADDADARFARFRATRVAVLGDGPVARWCVLSLIRNGCATVGVDAALLDGTGGTTAEEFAEVHREAARLAGQDCPVELSVLPERTAPGSTGEGWAAYEGYGVVVAAAGPHVPGTVLPLLREGVPEGRTLLPAWTFGGRAVVGPVMTPQATACWACAALRLGAGAAAGPAAAGLWSGLALGTGTPGAQPAGPLAAMLGNLLGYEVFRLVTGAPPAETRDRLLIQDMASFDVASEPLLPHPACPFCAAPAGLPEPVDLASAPPRPAFLPTVATAPDDEAAQGPLAELERRSALVRPHAGVFTAYADEELTQTPLKVGSVVLGGTGARGLRTVTAFDVHHTAGARLRALNAAATVYAEHVVPVPEPAGSLAELPAVDPDTLTVASGTGGTGTAVRWTAATSLLTKEAVRVPAGAVRPFGADNADRRFEPTRAGAGAGADLPEAAAAGLLSALAHDALSRAVRGAGEISVIPPPALGEDPEPVFLLRSAAHLGLTVELLDLGERAYSGASVVLARTTGTPASEASASGAPAPGIPAPAAPALWAVGAAPDLAAAAVDALRDLLGEAQTAAGRADSADGPGALDTGDPLLRDLDAALVPVTCEKPADTPDAPDGPAGDGAGEATDDTTAGWTRILERLAAAGRDALVVPTHAADLPTAGIHTVRVLLTRAAADAG
- a CDS encoding recombinase family protein, producing the protein MRTAREVKAHAPHCRVGFTVYEMKRPGRDAAGPTALADHLIVRGPVLEMLAGPLPAIHDPTGPGKPLFAFFAATAETERENIRESPLEGLDTASRKGKHGGRPSVITDDMLHTVLRRHAGGEYVEQIQPDLFIPTGKRKGHNPSMASIYRALTEHAKHEAYPEAVEQAHADFTAGRTATVPEPRPTTPDRASL
- a CDS encoding helix-turn-helix domain-containing protein; this translates as MSDVHRACDPAGRAEDGARTGGGGRPAHGDRPWAEFGARLRSLRRRAGLTQLQLGQLVGYHHTLISKLESGLREPAAGLADRLDPLLGAGGELSALAGAPRTAGSPGVLSEAVGRALFAPLPGDGYLPGGGTLPDDGTGDGERAWPVRLPDREVICPLHASAGCSVPEPAFVRGLLKESPEGLRAVPETEAVHGFTALLGRLTQGAAEDRPPGAPETAEHVLHLVVGWARQVNASGRLPHAQLRLAAAYAQLAGQLRMARGQAAVSTAWLAHGLRWAGASDDVISQASLLGDLCTLVRLDRDAASALVYAQAMAALDPRRGWVTALAHLYQARAYALRQDGPECRRHIALARRGLARLDRRDGAEAPWLTGADGRMRAESAVAGALRDLAAGTGDRATARRAVTATAESLAHLAPRMRPARLLLTLRLADSHACAGDLEAALDVATPVVEQAVHSEQSTTVHELRGLHSRLTAGWGSLSQVRDYRERVRAAAATAGLP